One part of the Panulirus ornatus isolate Po-2019 chromosome 73, ASM3632096v1, whole genome shotgun sequence genome encodes these proteins:
- the LOC139748291 gene encoding uncharacterized protein, producing MSEELLLWLVLAPGVLALLGIVILLSCFASKKAPAPAPSSSLGECGSAAPPLQPAPPPGAAPRHMPHDPPVEPLRPAPPEASTQCRDPRLRQSCSTDVAPPYQRWTPALPQWPAELCGVLQVLGNASHVLGGVVRDLGITCDALGGALDDTAGVCDALRAAEDSLRYHVCHLGPPLHASRDGRKTPHTRETNGGSSGPPSAAVSGQPPQHSHLVHDARNASTHALPHHTRGINNDARNDFTHALPHHTRGINDDARNDFTHALPHHTRGINDDARNDFTHALPHHTRGINKDARNDSTHALPHHTRGINNDAKNDSTHALPHHTRGINDDAKNDSTHALPHHTRGINNNARNDSTHALPHLTRWVTNNTEVYV from the exons ATGTCCGAGGAGCTGCTGCTGTGGTTGGTGCTGGCGCCGGGGGTGTTGGCGTTGCTGGGGATCGTAATTCTGCTGTCCTGCTTCGCCTCA AAAAAGGCCCCAGCGCCAGCACCTTCGTCATCCTTGGGAGAGTGTGGGTCTGCAGCGCCCCCTCTCCAGCCTGCCCCGCCCCCCGGGGCTGCTCCTCGCCACATGCCCCACGATCCCCCGGTGGAACCGCTCCGTCCAGCGCCGCCGGAGGCCTCCACCCAGTGCCGCGACCCGCGCCTCCGTCAGAGCTGTTCTACTGACGTGGCTCCTCCCTACCAGCGGTGGACGCCCGCCCTCCCACAGTGGCCGGCCGAACTCTGTGGTGTCCTTCAGGTCCTCGGTAATGCTTCTCATGTCCTGGGTGGGGTCGTGAGAGACCTCGGCATTACCTGCGATGCCCTGGGTGGCGCCCTAGATGATACCGCCGGTGTTTGTGACGCCCTGAGGGCCGCGGAGGACTCCCTCCGCTACCACGTTTGTCATCTTGGTCCTCCTCTGCATGCCTCGCGAGACGGGCGCAAGACCCCGCACACACGAGAAACCAACGGCGGATCATCAGGGCCTCCCTCAGCAGCCGTGTCGGGCCAGCCTCCTCAACACTCACATCTCGTCCACGACGCCAGGAACGCCtccacccacgccctccctcaccatacccgcGGCATCAATAACGACGCCAGGAACGACTtcacccacgccctccctcaccatacccgaGGCATCAATGACGACGCCAGGAACGACTtcacccacgccctccctcaccatacccgaGGCATCAATGACGACGCCAGGAACGACTtcacccacgccctccctcaccacacccgcgGCATCAATAAAGACGCCAGGAACGACtccacccacgccctccctcaccacacccgcgGCATCAATAACGACGCTAAGAACGACtccacccacgccctccctcaccatacccgcGGCATCAATGACGACGCTAAGAACGACtccacccacgccctccctcaccacacccgcgGCATTAATAACAACGCTAGGAATGACtccacccacgccctccctcatCTTACCCGCTGGGTCACCAACAACACTGAAGTTTACGTATAG
- the LOC139748292 gene encoding ionotropic receptor 21a-like, translating to MAVMSQVLSGPLRGGTMVVYLDDAIPRVVQEAIMTLEAVQETPHVTLSLGANQTWWPDQQAPAFIHGGSFVLHLVLFLTNPTKFLQSLWTNWKPRYLLLFSLASSSSDATVLNHDVFNSVQKVALIMVLPDELRGRPRTMGVYTLQPFSSSTPLFLGEWNKEQYSEWDSVFIDRYPNFGGYRFELATWYNNPPFLYQKDPASDGSREGVTLKMLDAMASKMNFTYTTTLRSPDLKWGGLENGTWDGVLGVVQRKEKNFTVNHFYQTPDRLRDFDISTSCWNDGFGVFLLRPQPLPQWVNIYRPFQPQVWAVLLATSLLAMGHMTFMERVQRERFLGGCVVGTWLYLQRGMFGQGVPALPRALWQRMFLAVWYLYCLLVSIYYTSNLVAIFTSPANPQRIHTLQQLADSGYRLAMVDDGASLPSVLRRSRDDVYMRLYTKLDLLPLEEEAAASMLAGTHALVHTTAYVITRLTGHYKVFNWYLVKEQFQQSYISWCFPKHTPWKYKFDQDLQRMVGGGLVQHWFKVEMETLKDWKRQQQESLGQPTNMFLTLQHLQGIFYILILAWAASVAVRFRTRFEEKLKGRLVVVVSQVWGRGFVFGLKPWDESGVENGLVSE from the exons ATGGCGGTTATGTCACAAGTGTTGTCAGGGCCGTTGCGAGGCGGGACGATGGTAGTTTACCTGGACGATGCCATCCCAAGAGTCGTCCAGGAAGCAATAATGACCCTGGAAGCGGTGCAGGAGACGCCTCACGTGACTCTAAGTCTTGGTGCCAACCAGACGTGGTGGCCAGACCAGCAAGCACCGGCCTTCATCCATGGTGGCTCCTTCGTGCTCCATCTTGTGCTCTTTCTCACAAACCCAACCAAGTTCCTCCAGTCGCTGTGGACGAACTGGAAGCCCCGGTACCTCCTGCTCTTCAGCCTGGCGTCGTCGAGCTCCGAcgccactgtcctcaaccatgaCGTGTTCAACAGCGTTCAGAAGGTGGCATTAATCATGGTACTACCAGATGAGCTACGTGGAAGACCTCGTACAATGGGTGTATATACCCTCCAGCCCTTCTCATCAAGCACTCCCCTGTTCCTTGGTGAGTGGAATAAAGAGCAGTATAGTGAGTGGGACAGTGTATTCATAGACCGATACCCGAACTTTGGCGGCTACAGGTTTGAGCTAGCCACCTGGTACAATAATCCTCCCTTTTTATACCAGAAAGACCCAGCCTCTGATGGCTCCAGGGAGGGGGTCACACTGAAGATGTTGGACGCCATGGCATCAAAGATGAATTTTACATACACCACAACACTGAGGTCTCCTGATCTAAAGTGGGGAGGATTAGAAAACGGCACCTGGGATGGGGTCTTAGGCGTTGttcagagaaaggaaaagaacttCACCGTCAATCACTTTTATCAAACACCAGATCGCTTGAGGGACTTCGATATATCAACCTCTTGTTGGAACGATGGTTTTGGTGTCTTCCTGCTGAGGCCACAGCCGTTGCCACAGTGGGTTAACATATACCGACCCTTCCAACCTCAGGTGTGGGCTGTCCTCCTGGCCACTTCCCTCCTTGCTATGGGACATATGACCTTCATG GAGCGGGTCCAGAGAGAGCGCTTCCTGggcggttgtgtggtgggcacCTGGCTGTATCTGCAGCGTGGAATGTTTGGCCAGGGCGTCCCGGCTCTCCCTCGGGCGCTGTGGCAGAGGATGTTCCTGGCCGTCTGGTACCTCTACTGCCTCCTCGTCAGTATCTACTACACCAGCAACCTCGTAGCCATCTTCACCAGCCCCGCCAACCCGCAACGCATCCACACCCTCCAACAGCTGGCTGATAGTGGCTACAG GCTGGCGATGGTTGACGACGGTGCAAGTCTACCGTCCGTACTGAGGCGGTCAAGGGACGACGTGTACATGAGGTTGTACACCAAGCTGGACCTGCTCCCGCTGGAGGAGGAAGCTGCAGCATCCATGCTGGCAGGAACCCACGCCTTGGTCCACACTACAGCTTATGTGATCACTCGTTTAACAGGTCACTACAAG GTATTTAACTGGTACTTGGTGAAGGAGCAATTTCAACAAAGCTACATATCATGGTGCTTCCCTAAGCACACTCCCTGGAAGTACAAGTTTGACCAGGACCTCCAGCGGATGGTGGGGGGTGGCCTCGTCCAACACTGGTTCAAG GTGGAGATGGAGACACTGAAGGACTGGAAGCGGCAGCAACAGGAGTCGTTGGGGCAGCCcaccaacatgttcctcaccctccagcacctccaggggATCTTCTACATCCTCATCCTCgcctgggccgccagcgtcgcc